From one Ctenopharyngodon idella isolate HZGC_01 chromosome 15, HZGC01, whole genome shotgun sequence genomic stretch:
- the gmnc gene encoding geminin coiled-coil domain-containing protein 1: MLSCQDLSFAGGQRYEYSASTSADGSVDVSTATLVSLWDAGPLDNAARQHEPPRRDSLPVSEHGLGHQPTWPDQLSPQLQRNKQLQDTLMQREEELARLQEENNKLKEFLNSSYVKSLEEKTKKLISNHKVPDGSRHRKRTHGDFRNLSQLLHSGEGKRTCRNLSLEFCSAEELAATPPLDSWILETLGLQDENTVDPARSFNTPSFSCPLPTEDHYSTANVDIGFSPNAETRCDYSSIVDSSSNCSLDTSSGYSTSQSLGSDYSTVDPSALYTITSTGSLVSSPPAMTTAQHFTPPRAASTPYRPQDISPSPYFNTPGCGSSSPPGGDGQLFSTPRLSRSRTDLAFSMSLSPQNSVKTHSFPQGQAFTRRDAQGGWNFTWVPKQCS; encoded by the exons ATGCTGTCCTGCCAAGATCTGAGCTTTGCAGGAGGGCAGCGCTATGAGTACTCCGCCTCGACGTCAGCTGATGGTAGTGTTGACGTTTCCACAGCGACGCTCGTCTCCCTCTGGGACGCCGGTCCCCTGGACAACGCTGCCCGCCAGCACGAGCCGCCGCGGCGGG ATTCACTGCCTGTGTCTGAGCATGGATTGGGACATCAACCCACCTGGCCTGATCAACTGTCACCTCAACTTCAACGAAACAAGCAG CTCCAAGACACCCTAATGCAAAGAGAAGAAGAGCTGGCAAGACTTCAAGAAGAGAACAACAAACTCAAAGAGTTTTTAAACTCATCATATGTGAAGTCTTTGGAGGAAAAAACTAAG AAACTTATTTCTAACCACAAGGTTCCAGATGGGTCAAGACACAGGAAAAGAACACATGGTGATTTCCGGAACCTGAGCCAGTTGCTTCACAGCGGCGAGGGGAAGCGGACCTGCCGCAATCTCTCTTTGGAGTTTTGCTCTGCAGAAGAGCTGGCAGCCACCCCACCTCTAGACTCATGGATACTAGAGACTCTCGGTCTGCAAGACGAGAACACCGTTGACCCAGCACGCAGTTTCAACACCCCTTCTTTCAGCTGTCCACTTCCTACAGAAGATCATTACAGTACGGCAAATGTTGACATTGGCTTCAGCCCTAATGCAGAGACGCGCTGCGATTACAGCAGCATCGTAGACTCATCCAGCAACTGCAGTCTTGACACCTCCAGTGGCTACAGCACCTCCCAGAGCTTGGGTTCAGATTATTCAACTGTTGACCCCTCAGCTCTGTACACCATCACATCTACAGGGTCGCTAGTCAGCTCTCCACCAGCGATGACCACCGCTCAACACTTCACGCCACCACGAGCTGCCTCCACTCCATATCGGCCCCAGGATATAAGCCCTAGTCCATACTTCAACACACCAGGCTGTGGTTCCTCCAGTCCACCAGGGGGTGACGGTCAACTTTTCTCCACACCTCGTCTGTCACGTAGCAGGACAGATTTAGCATTTAGCATGTCATTAAGTCcacaaaacagtgtgaagacacACAGTTTCCCTCAAGGACAAGCTTTCACACGCAGAGATGCTCAAGGGGGATGGAACTTCACCTGGGTGCCTAAACAATGTTCCTAG